AAAACCGTGCCCGCGTTTGCCATTAGCCAGCGCGCGATCCTGCTGCGCACCCCGCAGGGGAACGTGCTGTGGGACTGCATCGCCAACCTCGACCCCGCCACCCACGCGCTGATAACCGCCCTCGGCGGGATCGACGCTATCGCCATCTCGCACCCGCACTATTACACCACCATGCAGGACTGGGCGGAGGCCTTTAACGCCCCGGTGTACCTGCACGCCAGCGATCGCGAGTGGGTGATGAGAGGCAGCCCGGCGCTGCGCTTCTGGGAAGGGGACTCGCTGGAGATCGCCCCGGACGTGACGCTGCACAGGCTGGGCGGCCATTTTGCCGGAGGCACGGTGCTGCACTGGAACCGCGCCAGCGGCACGCTGCTGGCGGGAGATATCCTGCAGGTGACCCCCGGAAAAGACGCGGTGTCGTTTATGTGGAGCTACCCGAACATGCTCCCGCTGCCGGCAAGTGAGGTGGCTGACATCGCCGCGCGGCTGGAAAACGTCCCCTTCGAACGGCTCTATGGTGCCTTTGAAGGGCAGAACATTTCCGGGAATGCGCGGGAGATTGTTATGCGGTCGGTGCAGAAATATATTGCTTGTCTGAACTCGGGGCCGGTGGGTAAACTCCAAAAACCGTGATCTCGATCATGCCTGTACAATCACAAAAAAATGAGACATTGCTATGCAACATATCATTGAAGGTTTTCTCAGCTTTCAAAAAGAAGTTTTTCCGCAACGTAAAGACCTGTTCCGCAGTCTGGCGTCCAGTCAGAATCCCAAAGCGCTGTTCATCTCCTGTTCTGACAGCCGCCTGGTGCCGGAATTAGTCACCCAGCAGGAGCCGGGACAGCTCTTTGTCATTCGTAATGCTGGCAACATCGTGCCACCGTTCGGGCCAGAGCCGGGCGGCGTTTCCGCCACCATCGAATACGCGGTTGTGGCGCTGGGCGTTACCGACATCGTGATCTGCGGCCACTCTAACTGCGGCGCGATGAAGGCCATTGCCGACAACGCTAACCTCGAGCCGATGCCTGCCGTTTCACACTGGCTGCGCTACTCCGATGCGGCGAAAGCAGTCGTGGAAAACAAAACCTGGGATAACCCGACCGACAAAGTGAATGCCATGGTGCAGGAGAACGTCTTCGCCCAGCTGAGCAACATCAAAACTCACCCGTCCGTCGCGGTCGGCCTGCGTAACAACGCCATTCGCCTGCACGGCTGGGTGTACGATATCGAAAGCGGCGACATTCGCGCCCTGGATAAAGAGACCAAAACCTTCGTCTCTCTGTCCGAAAACCCAGGCGTTTACTTCGAGTAACGTGCCGAATTCAGGGCGGGGTAACCCGCCCTGATATCCCTCACGGCAGTGCTTCGAGCTTCAGCCCCGCGCGCTTCGCCGTTTCCGGTAACAGATCCATTGCCGTAACAAACCCATCCGGATCCAGACAGCGGTTCGCCGCTCTTGCCTGCTTCAGTATCTCCCGATCCCAGTACACGCGCTTACGCTGATCGCCCTCCGTCGTCAGAATGCACTCCATGTCGCCCTCCAGGGCGCGGTAGCGCCGCCAGCTGTTCGCCGGGATCGAAATAACCGAACGCTCAGGGGCGACAATGCTCACCTCTTCGCCTTCTTCATTCCAGGTCACCTCCAGCGTGCCCTTGAAGACCATGATCACCTGCACGTCCGGGCAGAGGTGGCGGCCCACCACGTGGTCTGACTTCAGGCGCAGCCACTCAACGGAGAAGCCGTGCGGGTTAACGATAGCCGGTTCCGCGTGTTTATCCTGGCTAATGCCAAAGCCGATCACCGGGGCGAGCTCGCCGCCGTGGCCCGGCAGCACCGAATCGAGTAACCCCGCCGCCGACCAGCGACGATCCTCCCCGGTCACCGCCCGCTGGCGCATCTCCTCCACGGAGTAGTGGCGCAGGGCGGCGATTTCGTGCTCCGGCAGCGGGGTCAGCAGCCCCGCCGGCTCCGGCAGGGTATCCCCCGCATTGACGTCGAGGAGCATATTCTCCTTGCTCAGGTAGAGTCCGTACTCGCTGGCCGCGGCCAGAATCGACGGATGCCAGATGATCCCCCCGGTGTTATTCCCGCCCAGCACCGTGTAGACCATGCCGCAGGTCTCTTCTTTACTGACGTTGGTGAAGCCGCGGAAGATCCAGGTCGGGATAGAGAGGATGGCCGGGGCGCTGAACTCGGCTTCGTTTTCGCCGTTGGCTCCCCAGCGAAAGCGCCAGGTTCCCTCATGGATCAAAAACACTTCGGCGGTGAAGTGCAGGTGCAGGTTATTGGTCACCCCTTTTGGCATCGCCGCCGCGCCGATGTTGAAGCCGTGCGGTTCCGGGATATTGACCACCTGGGCGGACGACTGGGTCACGCCCGGGCCAATAAAGGAGTAGTTCTGTTTCAGGTGCGAGCCGGGAAGCTTGCAGTCGATAAAGGCCAGATTGCAGGACACCATATCTTCAGGGGCAACCAGACGGCTGCGGGCCAGTTCCGGGGTAATGTGACGTGCTTTCATGTTCTCTCCTGTTAATAGCCTGATGCGCCGGATTTAGGGATCGCGTTGCCGCGCGCCAGGGCGATAGCCTCGCGTGAGGCGCGGCCAAGTTGCATGACATCGTTCGCCGGGGTGACAAACTGAAAACCTTCGTTGATGCGCCGGGCGGCGGCGTCGCCGGAGGTACAAAAGATCCCGGCGATTTTCTGCCACTGACGACAGCGGCTGACCACCAGCTCAATGGCGGCCAGCATCTCAGGGTGCTGAGATTCGGCGCTGGCGCTGCCGGTCAGGGTTAACGAGAGATCGTTCGGGCCGATAAACACCCCGTCCAGCCCCTCGGTGGCGAGGATCGCATCGAGATTAGCCAGCCCGTCGCGGGTTTCGATCATCGCCAGGGTCAGAATTTCATCGTTGGCGTGCTGCGGGTAATCGGCCCCGCCGTAGAGCAGGCCGCGGGCCGGGCCAAAGGAGCGGTTGCCCAGCGGCGGATAGCGGCAGGCGGCCACAAAGCGCCGGGCCTGTTCCGGGGTGGAGATCATCGGGCAGATAATGCCGTAGGCCCCTGCATCCAGCATGCGCATGATCTGCGCCGGGTCGTTATCGGAGACCCGCACCAGCGGCACCGCCGGGGTAGCGGAGAGCGCCTGCAGCATCGACAGCGCGCTGGCGAAGTCGATCATGCCGTGCTGAAGATCGACGGTGACCGCGTCAAAGCCCTGATGGCCGACGATCTCGGCGCTGTAGCCCGACGGGATCGCCAGCCAGCCGTTAATAATGGCGCTGCCGTCCGGCATTGCCCTGAGTCTGTTCTTACGCATGTAAACACTCCTGGATCCAGTGACGTAGCGGGAGGGCAACCTCGTCGGGCGCTTCGAGCAGGGTGAAATGCCCGGCACAGGCGACGGTAACGTGCTTCACCTGAGGCGCGCTCTGCGCCACCCGCTGGTGGTGATGAGGCGTGCAGATGGGATCGTGCAGGCCGTTGATAACGATGATGGGGCAGGCGAGGGCGGCCAGCGCCGCGCGATTATCCCGCCGGGTAATGGCGATCTCGGTCTGGGTGGCGAGGGTATCGAGGCCACTCTCCTCTGCCATCAGACAAATAAGATCCTGCAGGGCCTGGTCATCCACGCGCGACGGCGCAACGTACTTCGGCCACAGGCTGGCGGAGAGCCAGTTTGTCAGCCCCTGCTGCCGGGCAGCGCGCACCGCCTCGCGGCGGGGAGCGGCATTTTCTGGCGCATCCGCAAGGGGGTTAACCGACAGCAGCGCCAGCCCGGCAATGCGCCCGGGCGCGTCGGCGACCATCTGTAGCGCCACAATCGCCCCCAGCGAGAAGCCCGCCAGCAGAAAGCGCGGCGGCAGTTCGCTCAGCAGCGAGCGGGAGGCTTGCGCCGCCGAGGTAGCGTCCGCAAGCGTAATGCACCGCACGTCAGAGACCTTGAGCCTGTCGAGCACCGGCTGCCAGAGGCGCGGGTTACAGAGCGTGCCGCCGATCAGCACCAGCGGCAGGGCGTGATTATCCATATGTCTCCTCAGGTTGCGGTCCAGCCGCCGTCGACCATCAGCGCGCTGCCGGTGATCATCCCTGCGGCACCGGAGGCGAGAAACACCACCGGACCCATCACGTCCTCCACCGTGCCGGTGCGTCCGAGCTTGATGTTCTCCAGTACGTAGCGGCGAAAGTCGGGGTCAGCCAGCGACGAGGCGGTTAGCGCCGTCTCAATAAAGGTCGGGCAGAGGGTGTTGACCCGGATCCCGTCCTCGCCCAGCTCCAGCGCCATGGCTTTGGTTAACCCTTCCAGCGCAAATTTCGACGCGCAGTAGACGCTGCGCTTCGGGCCACCGACGTGGCCCATCTGCGAGGAGATGTGGATGATGGAACCCGCAATGCGCGCCTCGCGCATCCGGGCCGCTACCCGCTGGCTGACAAAAAAGGTGGCCCGCAGGTTGATCGCCATGACCGCATCGAAGTTCGCCTCGCTGACCGCCAGAAACGGCTCGTGGCGTGCCAGTCCGGCGCTGTTCACCAGAATATCGAATGCGGGCAGGGCATCGGTTACGGCCTCAACCTGGGCGACATCGGTGATATCCAGCACCACTGGATGCAGGCGCAGATCGCGCTCGGCGGCGAGGGTTGTGGCCGCCTCCAGCGTCTGGCGATCCCGGGCGGCGATCCATACCTGCGCCCCGGCATGGGCCAGCGCGACGGCGCAGGCGAACCCCAGCCCTCTGGAGCCGCCCGTCACCAGGGCACGCTTGCCGTGCAGGCTAAAGGAGGGCATCTGAGGAAAGGTCATGGCTTATACCTTCTCTCTGACCGGCGCAGGGGTGGCGTAAGGCACCTCCACCTGACCGTAGCGGCGCACGCGGATATTGGCCTGCTCGGCGTGACCGGCGAAGCCTTCCAGCAGGGACAGGCGCGAGCAGTAGCTGCCGATCTCGGCGGTGGCCTCGTCGCTGAGCACCTTCTGCCAGGTACAGGTTTTCATGAATTTGCCCACCCACAGACCGCCGGTGTAGCGCGCCGCTTTTTGCGTCGGCAGGGTGTGGTTGGTGCCGATCACCTTGTCGCCGTAGGCCACGTTGGTGCGCGGGCCGAGGAACAGCGCGCCGAAGTTGGTCATGTTGGCGAGGAACCAGTCGTCGCGGTTAGTCATCACCTGCACATGCTCGGAGGCGATGCGGTCGGCTTCGGCGAGCATTTCGTCGTAGCTGTCGCAAACGATGATCTCCCCGTAGTCGTGCCAGGCCTGACGGGCGATGTCGGCGGTGGGCAGTTTTTCCAGCAGGCGCTCGATCTCCCGCAGCGTCTCTTTGGCAAGCGCCATCGAGTTGGTCAGCAGAATGGCGGGGGTGGTGACGCCGTGCTCGGCCTGCCCCAGCAGGTCGGTGGCGCACATTTCAGCATCCACGGTGTCGTCGGCAATCACCAGCGTCTCGGTCGGACCGGCAAAGAGATCGATCCCCACCCGGCCAAACAGCTGACGTTTGGCCTCCGCCACAAAGGCGTTGCCGGGGCCGACCAGCATATCCACCGGAGCCAGCGAATCGGTGCCGAGCGCCATCGCGCCGATGGCCTGGATGCCGCCTAAGGCGTAGATCTCAGTGGCCCCGGCCATTTTTTGCGCCGCCACAATAGCAGGGGCAGGCTCGCCGCCGAACGGCGGGGCACAGCTGACGATGCGCGAGCAGCCCGCCACGTTGGCGGTGATAATCGACATATGCGCCGAGGCCAGCAGGGGATATTTCCCGCCAGGGACATAACAACCCACCGCATTAATAGGAATGTTTTTATGCCCGAGAATCACGCCCGGACGGGTTTCAATTTCCAGATCGAGCAGACAGCCTTTTTGCGCCCGGGCG
This DNA window, taken from Leclercia adecarboxylata, encodes the following:
- a CDS encoding cupin produces the protein MKARHITPELARSRLVAPEDMVSCNLAFIDCKLPGSHLKQNYSFIGPGVTQSSAQVVNIPEPHGFNIGAAAMPKGVTNNLHLHFTAEVFLIHEGTWRFRWGANGENEAEFSAPAILSIPTWIFRGFTNVSKEETCGMVYTVLGGNNTGGIIWHPSILAAASEYGLYLSKENMLLDVNAGDTLPEPAGLLTPLPEHEIAALRHYSVEEMRQRAVTGEDRRWSAAGLLDSVLPGHGGELAPVIGFGISQDKHAEPAIVNPHGFSVEWLRLKSDHVVGRHLCPDVQVIMVFKGTLEVTWNEEGEEVSIVAPERSVISIPANSWRRYRALEGDMECILTTEGDQRKRVYWDREILKQARAANRCLDPDGFVTAMDLLPETAKRAGLKLEALP
- a CDS encoding HpcH/HpaI aldolase family protein — its product is MRKNRLRAMPDGSAIINGWLAIPSGYSAEIVGHQGFDAVTVDLQHGMIDFASALSMLQALSATPAVPLVRVSDNDPAQIMRMLDAGAYGIICPMISTPEQARRFVAACRYPPLGNRSFGPARGLLYGGADYPQHANDEILTLAMIETRDGLANLDAILATEGLDGVFIGPNDLSLTLTGSASAESQHPEMLAAIELVVSRCRQWQKIAGIFCTSGDAAARRINEGFQFVTPANDVMQLGRASREAIALARGNAIPKSGASGY
- a CDS encoding SDR family NAD(P)-dependent oxidoreductase, yielding MTFPQMPSFSLHGKRALVTGGSRGLGFACAVALAHAGAQVWIAARDRQTLEAATTLAAERDLRLHPVVLDITDVAQVEAVTDALPAFDILVNSAGLARHEPFLAVSEANFDAVMAINLRATFFVSQRVAARMREARIAGSIIHISSQMGHVGGPKRSVYCASKFALEGLTKAMALELGEDGIRVNTLCPTFIETALTASSLADPDFRRYVLENIKLGRTGTVEDVMGPVVFLASGAAGMITGSALMVDGGWTAT
- the hisD gene encoding histidinol dehydrogenase codes for the protein MAYMLKTSKPVQERQDAQRQIRETVELILADIEKRGNKAIRELSVKFDRYDRQDYRLSDAEINACINKLSRQDIHDIEFAQEQVFNFARAQKGCLLDLEIETRPGVILGHKNIPINAVGCYVPGGKYPLLASAHMSIITANVAGCSRIVSCAPPFGGEPAPAIVAAQKMAGATEIYALGGIQAIGAMALGTDSLAPVDMLVGPGNAFVAEAKRQLFGRVGIDLFAGPTETLVIADDTVDAEMCATDLLGQAEHGVTTPAILLTNSMALAKETLREIERLLEKLPTADIARQAWHDYGEIIVCDSYDEMLAEADRIASEHVQVMTNRDDWFLANMTNFGALFLGPRTNVAYGDKVIGTNHTLPTQKAARYTGGLWVGKFMKTCTWQKVLSDEATAEIGSYCSRLSLLEGFAGHAEQANIRVRRYGQVEVPYATPAPVREKV
- a CDS encoding alpha/beta fold hydrolase, with the protein product MDNHALPLVLIGGTLCNPRLWQPVLDRLKVSDVRCITLADATSAAQASRSLLSELPPRFLLAGFSLGAIVALQMVADAPGRIAGLALLSVNPLADAPENAAPRREAVRAARQQGLTNWLSASLWPKYVAPSRVDDQALQDLICLMAEESGLDTLATQTEIAITRRDNRAALAALACPIIVINGLHDPICTPHHHQRVAQSAPQVKHVTVACAGHFTLLEAPDEVALPLRHWIQECLHA
- a CDS encoding MBL fold metallo-hydrolase, translated to MIVLCKTCGTSYDAPREPQRCAICDDERQYVPATGQAWVDFATLTRTHTNKWQQIEPDLLTLKTVPAFAISQRAILLRTPQGNVLWDCIANLDPATHALITALGGIDAIAISHPHYYTTMQDWAEAFNAPVYLHASDREWVMRGSPALRFWEGDSLEIAPDVTLHRLGGHFAGGTVLHWNRASGTLLAGDILQVTPGKDAVSFMWSYPNMLPLPASEVADIAARLENVPFERLYGAFEGQNISGNAREIVMRSVQKYIACLNSGPVGKLQKP
- a CDS encoding carbonic anhydrase encodes the protein MQHIIEGFLSFQKEVFPQRKDLFRSLASSQNPKALFISCSDSRLVPELVTQQEPGQLFVIRNAGNIVPPFGPEPGGVSATIEYAVVALGVTDIVICGHSNCGAMKAIADNANLEPMPAVSHWLRYSDAAKAVVENKTWDNPTDKVNAMVQENVFAQLSNIKTHPSVAVGLRNNAIRLHGWVYDIESGDIRALDKETKTFVSLSENPGVYFE